CATTTCGTTTTATTGCTACATTGTATTTTCAGAAATGCTAACTAGTCCAAAATTTTGACCCAGCCGCCGGTGGAACTCCCGGTGCTTTGAATGAACGAATTTCGTCGAAAATTGAAATTTTGCTTCAAAGAAATATGGGCAAATCGGTGGAGATTTCTCCGCCCATCCTTATTTCCACAAACAGGCCCATTGCCAGTTGCCATCCATTTTGCCTGGAAATTTGGCTCTCCAACGAGCGTTTTCGCATGGGGGAAAACCAGCAAATGTTTTAAAATGCGAGAGAATAGAAATTTAATCTGAGCCTTTcaggaaaagaggaaaaaaaatggaaaaactGCCTTCAACAAGTTTTGATTAAAATCAACATTTCTTCATATGTACATGGAGGAATTTAACAAATTCTCAGCAGCCAACAGTGCTTCAAGTCGCAACTCGTGCAGCTGCCCTGTGCtcagagttgaaacccaacccATTTTCTTCACAAGTCCAACGAGCGCCTTCACAGTTTGTACACACGGCAGTGGGAGCGAATAGCGATGTCCACGGTTCCAAGACTTCACACATCACAACCACAGAAACACAACACCTCTTCCTACACAGAACACATGAACGAACTATACATCGGTTTTCTCTCTGGAAAACAAATTGGGCGTAAGTATGCGGGTCATCGGAGGTAATGGTATCATTTGCGACACTGTCAGAAGAACCGCCGCTTCAAGTTTCTGGTCGTTGCTTGGTAGGAGCGCATGAGCAGCCCGACACCTATGCCAACACCAACACAGACTCCCAGCCCGATCCCCACACCGACTCGAACGCCAGCGTTGAACCATGAGAGCTGCCCATCGTCGTCTTCGGAGTACCAACCTTCAGGGTATTGCATGCTGCTAGTATTCATATCATTGTCGCCTTCATCGCCTGCAGCCTGCCATAGCAGTTCATATTGATGAACAGAAATTTGAGGGATATATTGTCACAAACTGACAATGTcaattggtaaaaaaaaaagagcttaGTTTTGCCAAGCATGTTGTTTTAGCTGAAGGCAGAGGCACAATAATGAACCAAAAATATTGGGGAAATATTCAGGACAGAAAGAGTCATACAAGTTTAATTTAGTCATATTTTTTTCCAGCCTTCTCACCTTATGTGCAAAATTGTAATGCATAGAAAGAAGAACCAAACATCAGTAACGCATAATGCCTATGTTTAACATCTAATTAGGTTTATCCATTCCCTTATACCACTGCAGAGGGTGTTCCTATTGGTAAATGGGAATTGGGAAGGGAAATGGTAGATCGGGTTCCTGAAGAGACAACAAGAAACTAGATAAAAACTATTGGTACTCCCTAGGCACTGAATCTACAACTGCCGTATCCCCTTATACAGCAATAGTGAAAAGGGTATAGGCAGTACTTATTGATACTTTTAACGCTAAGGCAACCCTAATTGATATAATTTTGGACTCAGCAAAGCATACACATACTGAAGCTTTTAGAGGGTAGCTATAGCAGCCAGCCCGCCACATGCCAGCAGCCACCAGAGTATAATTTTTAAGGCCAacttatatcatatatatcacTTGAAATAGATTTTTAAGGTTGACAAGTCTAAAGCATGACATGGAATAGTGCATGATAGATAGTAAATTTCTGCTGAAACCCAAGTTCACCACACCTGAACATCTGAGCAAAACAAGCCAATGCAGGAATTAATGATAAAGCAGATGCGCTACAATGTTTCTAGCAAGTCAATCCATTTTGTGTGGTGTGATCTAACTAGATACATATGAGATTTATATTGAAATTGAAAGCAATGCACAAGTAATGTTCTTTTCCGGAGTATGAACTCTACTACCTTTTCTTTTGCAATAGTATTACAAACAAGCTTGAAAATAATAGATTTCAACACTTGCAAAATATGTACTACATTTAGGCTGGAGGTGCATTACCCTtcagttaaaaaaaaatccaacaaaCAAACATATTGGGGCAATACTGAGGATGAAGACACTAATACCCACCAGCCCACCAATCCATCAATCACAGAAAGTAACAATGGCATCCAAATCACAGTGTTCCGTTTACATGATTACACACAAAGAAAAATGTTCCTACCTCAGTGGTAGTACAATTGATAACAATGTGACCTGCCAGCCGCATCACAAACTCAATGCGTGAACAAAGCAATCACAATCAGAAGCCTACTACATGAGTAGTACAATTATACCAGGACATGAATAAAAGGTTTATCCATTTCTGTGGCACCAATATATTCACTTTACACTAATCTATAGAGACAGGTACACAGTGGCAACCTACAAGATTTGGAACTTCTTGGTGACAGCGAAGTCATTGCTTGTCATCACTCGCCGTCTATAGTAAATGCAAGCAAACAACAGCATTCAATAGCTATGCAAATTACAATGTTAGCCGGGCACTTTGTTGCTAAGTATATGTTTGTTTTCATAACAAAGCTATTTCCCTTTAAAACCATATCACACAGTAAAATCAAGCAACTAATGATCTTGAGATTTGAGCAAAACTCACCGCCAATGCCCCAGGCCGGCGGCGAACCAATCCGCCTGCAGCTTCCTCAGGCGTGGCGAGCCGCAGGGCGCCCGTGAGCACCGCGGGCTCGCCGGCGCAGCACCCAGCGACATATACCTCgaaggccgaggccgaggcggccgcCCCAGCGGCGGGGACGCAGTCGATTTCCCAGGCGGGAGGAGAATCGGCCTTGGCGGCGTCGGGGCGCCGCCGGAGGGATCCCCGGAGGAGCGCGGCCCCGCGGTGGTCGGCGACCTCGAacgccgcggcgggcggggccaGCCTCGCGGCCGCGGTGGAGACGTAGGTGGCCTCCCCGGAGGCGGCGTCGTGGCGGTCGAGCCGTAGCGGGAGGGGgatggcgggggcggggccctcgccgcccgcggggCGGAGCTCGAGCGCGAGGCGCGGGGGTGGGGCCGCCCCGCCGTGCGGCGAGAGGCGCACGTAGAATAGGCGGACCTCGAGGCAGCTTCCGgggtccggcgccggcgccggtgccggcggcgcgTGGTCCATCCGCGCGGCGAGGTGGCGGGGGAGGCGTTAGGGTTGCGCAGCCATGGAAGGCGATTTGGACATTTGGTGGAGGTGGAGTCGGGTGGAAGAGGCGATCACTAAAAAGTTGGTTGATTAATTAATACTAATTGTTTGGAAAAGGTTGATTAACTAGTGGGCTTGGGCTGGGATTCTATGGGCCGTAACTGGGCCGACTAATGAGGCGATTAGCCTTAAAGCGCAAAGGGAAATGATTCGGTGAGAGCGATGAGAGCAGCAAACGGAATCCAA
The genomic region above belongs to Setaria italica strain Yugu1 chromosome VI, Setaria_italica_v2.0, whole genome shotgun sequence and contains:
- the LOC101752620 gene encoding uncharacterized protein At1g01500; the protein is MDHAPPAPAPAPDPGSCLEVRLFYVRLSPHGGAAPPPRLALELRPAGGEGPAPAIPLPLRLDRHDAASGEATYVSTAAARLAPPAAAFEVADHRGAALLRGSLRRRPDAAKADSPPAWEIDCVPAAGAAASASAFEVYVAGCCAGEPAVLTGALRLATPEEAAGGLVRRRPGALAAAGDEGDNDMNTSSMQYPEGWYSEDDDGQLSWFNAGVRVGVGIGLGVCVGVGIGVGLLMRSYQATTRNLKRRFF